From the genome of Sulfurovum sp. NBC37-1, one region includes:
- the arsC gene encoding arsenate reductase (glutaredoxin) (This arsenate reductase requires both glutathione and glutaredoxin to convert arsenate to arsenite, after which the efflux transporter formed by ArsA and ArsB can extrude the arsenite from the cell, providing resistance.), which produces MSKVIIWHNPRCSKSRNAAMLLEEKGIEAEVVKYLETPPTKEEIREVLKMLGISARELMRTKEEIYRELGLKEVEDEEKLIEAMAEYPKLIERPIVIKDGKAAIGRPIEKIVELLDA; this is translated from the coding sequence ATGAGTAAAGTGATTATCTGGCATAACCCAAGATGCAGCAAATCGAGAAATGCGGCTATGCTACTTGAAGAAAAAGGTATAGAGGCTGAAGTAGTCAAATATCTTGAGACTCCGCCGACAAAAGAGGAGATCAGAGAGGTGTTGAAGATGCTCGGCATTTCGGCACGTGAACTGATGCGTACCAAAGAGGAGATCTACAGGGAATTGGGGCTTAAAGAAGTTGAGGATGAAGAGAAACTCATCGAAGCGATGGCTGAGTATCCCAAGCTGATCGAAAGGCCTATTGTCATCAAAGACGGCAAAGCGGCTATCGGACGGCCCATAGAAAAGATTGTTGAATTGCTAGACGCGTAG
- a CDS encoding putative bifunctional diguanylate cyclase/phosphodiesterase, whose protein sequence is MERMISNASITLYERIEYDKLSFFYLSLPIILLGQLLGALLLSAMEMTAVDLYSIGIWLLLNIIMFLYRIYHYSLFKRESEKNKHNNAKLWLDRYYTNVLLSGIIWGSSAFLLFPESNLFGQMILLLFLFAVGFSSLGVLATKRDLLLSYIFVMYGPIVWRLFFLAGDLYLNFAYAVLSLVLVLILAANYYGKIINKSLEDRQQFIDIKVSHDKLRERFFSLFERAPVGIYYYNESLILQDVNQQFRKMSNIKNKEDLLGISLYEDIDDAKILEVHEKVFKRQTGDYRGPFQMISGTIEENLYVDLSTIPMLNSEGDITGGIAIVNDITNEVTAQEKMLRNAYYDMLTNIPNRTLLMDKLQNLAEVKKSTKNYGALLFLDIDNFKKINTTFGQDIGDKVIKQVAHRIEEFIGSHETLARVAGDKFVILIPNIGMDENTAKDATTEYVEKFNQHFTRPIKVVGKDHHVSFSIGAILFADTEATAFDLLKRAETAMYEAKKSTRGSMKFYQDSMSTQVEEQLMLENDIHRAIKDDEFEMYYQPQLKVKTNEIIGAEALIRWHHPEKGLVLPDAFIQLAEESGIIIKLEEWIFDRIFKDVKEMNRDMGGFSLHHISINISTVHFLEPHFVEKIMLLVKEHKVKPEWFELEITESGIIRNIDDAIRKIRELKGFGFAFSIDDFGTGYSSLSHLKELPVDVIKIDQSFIRNMNQDDEMIVEAVVAIGQKFHLGIVAEGVENNDTLKYLQHVDCDTYQGYLASMAVPLKDFEALLKPKKKKE, encoded by the coding sequence ATGGAGAGAATGATTTCTAATGCATCTATTACGTTGTATGAACGTATAGAGTATGATAAATTAAGTTTTTTCTATCTCTCTTTACCTATTATTCTGCTTGGCCAGTTACTAGGGGCACTTCTTTTAAGTGCTATGGAAATGACAGCCGTTGATTTGTATTCAATTGGCATCTGGTTACTTCTGAATATTATTATGTTTCTTTATCGTATTTATCACTACAGTCTGTTTAAAAGAGAGAGTGAAAAGAATAAGCATAACAATGCAAAACTATGGCTCGATCGCTACTATACTAACGTACTGCTTAGTGGAATTATCTGGGGAAGCAGTGCATTTCTATTATTTCCTGAATCAAATCTTTTTGGTCAAATGATACTACTTCTTTTTCTCTTTGCAGTAGGTTTCTCTTCTTTAGGGGTATTGGCGACAAAAAGGGATTTACTTTTAAGCTATATATTTGTGATGTATGGGCCAATCGTATGGCGGCTTTTCTTTTTAGCTGGTGATCTGTATTTAAATTTCGCCTATGCAGTACTTTCTCTTGTCCTTGTCCTGATCCTTGCAGCAAATTATTATGGGAAAATCATTAATAAATCATTGGAAGATCGTCAGCAGTTTATTGATATTAAAGTATCCCATGATAAGCTCAGGGAACGTTTTTTTTCTCTATTTGAACGTGCACCTGTAGGTATTTATTACTATAACGAATCATTAATCCTCCAAGATGTGAATCAACAATTCAGGAAGATGAGTAATATAAAAAATAAAGAAGACCTTTTGGGTATCTCTCTTTACGAAGATATTGATGATGCCAAGATTCTTGAAGTTCATGAAAAGGTTTTTAAACGGCAAACAGGAGATTACCGTGGTCCTTTTCAAATGATCAGTGGCACTATAGAAGAAAATCTTTATGTCGACCTGTCAACTATACCAATGCTTAACAGCGAGGGAGATATTACCGGTGGTATAGCCATTGTGAATGATATTACAAATGAGGTCACCGCACAGGAAAAGATGCTTCGAAATGCTTATTATGATATGCTTACTAATATTCCAAATCGTACACTTCTCATGGATAAACTTCAAAATCTTGCTGAAGTCAAAAAATCCACTAAAAACTATGGCGCATTGCTTTTTCTTGATATAGATAATTTTAAAAAGATCAATACAACATTTGGCCAGGATATTGGTGATAAAGTCATTAAACAAGTAGCTCACAGGATTGAAGAGTTTATTGGCAGTCACGAAACACTGGCAAGAGTGGCCGGTGATAAATTTGTTATTTTAATTCCTAATATCGGCATGGATGAAAATACAGCCAAAGATGCTACTACTGAATATGTTGAAAAGTTTAATCAGCATTTTACACGGCCAATAAAAGTAGTTGGGAAAGATCATCATGTGAGTTTTTCGATCGGTGCTATTCTTTTTGCAGATACAGAGGCAACAGCCTTTGACCTTTTAAAACGCGCCGAGACCGCTATGTATGAAGCGAAAAAGAGTACACGAGGCAGTATGAAATTTTATCAAGACAGTATGAGTACGCAGGTCGAAGAACAACTCATGCTTGAAAATGATATACATAGAGCTATTAAAGATGATGAATTTGAAATGTATTATCAACCCCAACTGAAGGTAAAAACAAATGAGATCATTGGTGCTGAGGCATTGATTCGATGGCACCATCCTGAAAAAGGCCTTGTTCTGCCAGATGCATTTATTCAACTTGCTGAAGAGAGTGGAATCATTATTAAACTTGAAGAATGGATATTTGACAGGATATTTAAAGATGTTAAAGAGATGAACAGGGATATGGGAGGATTCAGTTTACATCATATTTCTATCAATATCAGTACGGTGCATTTCCTGGAGCCACATTTCGTTGAAAAAATAATGCTGCTTGTAAAAGAACATAAAGTAAAACCTGAATGGTTTGAATTGGAAATAACCGAGAGTGGTATTATACGAAATATTGACGATGCCATACGAAAGATCAGGGAATTGAAAGGTTTCGGATTTGCTTTCTCCATTGATGACTTTGGCACAGGTTATTCCTCATTATCGCATCTTAAAGAGCTACCTGTTGATGTTATAAAGATTGACCAGTCGTTTATACGAAATATGAACCAGGATGATGAAATGATAGTAGAAGCGGTTGTTGCGATAGGACAAAAATTTCACTTGGGAATTGTCGCTGAAGGTGTTGAAAATAATGATACCTTGAAATATCTTCAGCATGTAGACTGTGATACCTATCAGGGGTATCTTGCCTCTATGGCTGTCCCTCTTAAAGATTTTGAAGCATTGTTGAAACCGAAAAAGAAAAAGGAGTGA